In one window of Carcharodon carcharias isolate sCarCar2 chromosome 14, sCarCar2.pri, whole genome shotgun sequence DNA:
- the LOC121286958 gene encoding CCAAT/enhancer-binding protein beta-like has protein sequence MQSLTSWDSRCDSPCFQTAQTYTNLMEVANFYESDCSLNKLHRDRSMTDLGIGDNESAIDFSPYIDPATASAAGGNFELSSDLLTDIMLSEEYKKKSLPDYNTYLSMMRSSSAGARHQGNILSCTPQFLETRLDPVFEQSPDGKRVKQESREEDGGLSAASASSSYVRPLLQYQCVASGSNSNLSTSSLSSSTPPATPNSADSSRAAGGGGKNKNKKLVDKHSDEYRLRRERNNIAVRKSRDKAKLRNVETQHKVLELTAENERLQKRVDQLSRELATLRNLFKQLPEHTLLSASSNC, from the coding sequence ATGCAAAGTCTGACCAGTTGGGACTCGCGTTGCGACTCGCCATGTTTCCAGACGGCTCAGACTTACACTAATTTGATGGAAGTGGCCAATTTCTACGAGTCGGACTGTTCCCTGAACAAGTTGCACCGCGACCGTTCAATGACAGATCTGGGCATCGGAGACAACGAGAGTGCCATCGACTTCAGCCCTTACATCGACCCGGCCACCGCCTCGGCAGCAGGGGGCAACTTTGAGCTCAGCAGCGACCTCCTGACGGATATTATGCTGTCAGAGGAGTATAAGAAGAAATCCCTGCCCGACTACAACACCTACTTGTCCATGATGCGCAGCTCCTCGGCCGGCGCCAGGCACCAGGGCAACATCCTGAGCTGCACCCCGCAGTTCCTGGAAACCCGGCTGGACCCGGTGTTCGAGCAGAGCCCGGACGGTAAAAGGGTCAAGCAGGAGTCCAGGGAGGAGGACGGCGGCCTGTCGGCGGCGTCGGCCTCTTCCTCCTACGTGAGGCCGCTGCTGCAGTACCAGTGCGTGGCCAGCGGCAGCAACAGTAACCTGTCCACCTCCTCCCTGTCCTCGTCCACCCCGCCGGCCACCCCCAACTCGGCCGACTCCAGCCGGGCTGCCGGCGGCGGCGGCAAGAACAAGAACAAGAAGCTGGTGGACAAACACAGCGACGAGTACCGGCTGAGGAGGGAGAGGAACAACATCGCCGTGAGGAAGAGCAGGGACAAGGCCAAGCTGAGGAATGTAGAGACTCAACACAAAGTGCTGGAATTGACCGCCGAGAACGAGCGGCTCCAGAAGAGAGTGGATCAGCTGAGCCGGGAGCTGGCAACTCTGAGAAACTTGTTCAAACAACTGCCCGAGCACACCCTGCTCAGTGCATCAAGCAACTGCTGA